A portion of the Paenibacillus hamazuiensis genome contains these proteins:
- a CDS encoding DUF6528 family protein, which translates to MKWIGTSRLGLWLAVVLTAAVTLSALLQGIGPNPAKAGTGDYDIAMSEQSTDKILVMDPNAADWNSSSAVKWSWAPTTSNGFSGLTAYWGTPTEARLRNSSFFGGQVMLVTDSKGLAGIIPYPAGNAKLWAANVGGNPHAAELLPNGNVAIAASTGGWVRVYTSSQSSTSATYAEYSLPSAHGVLWDPAGELLWTIGNAAIVGLKVGGTAAAPTLTEQVRLDVTKLNGHDIQPVYGDTDRLWVASGGKVYQYVKSTNSLDLTYAGASSISRVGVKSVGNQVSGQVVETVTDTAKSPPGACSTVNNWCTDTVDMFLPDATRTRTGAVFYKARIMNPNYQ; encoded by the coding sequence TTGAAATGGATCGGAACATCGAGGCTGGGATTATGGCTTGCGGTCGTGCTGACCGCCGCCGTTACGCTGTCGGCGCTGCTGCAAGGAATCGGACCGAACCCGGCGAAAGCCGGAACGGGCGATTACGATATCGCGATGAGCGAGCAAAGCACGGATAAAATCCTCGTGATGGACCCGAACGCCGCCGATTGGAACAGCAGCAGCGCGGTGAAATGGTCGTGGGCGCCGACAACTTCGAACGGCTTCTCCGGCCTTACGGCTTACTGGGGAACTCCGACCGAAGCGAGGCTTAGAAACAGCAGCTTTTTCGGCGGGCAAGTGATGCTCGTGACCGACTCCAAGGGGCTGGCCGGCATCATTCCTTATCCGGCCGGCAACGCGAAGCTTTGGGCGGCGAATGTGGGGGGCAACCCGCATGCGGCCGAGCTGCTGCCGAACGGCAACGTGGCGATTGCCGCCAGCACGGGCGGCTGGGTCCGGGTGTATACGTCGTCGCAAAGCAGCACGTCGGCGACCTACGCCGAGTACTCGCTGCCTTCCGCACACGGCGTACTGTGGGACCCTGCCGGCGAGCTGCTGTGGACGATCGGCAACGCGGCGATCGTCGGACTTAAGGTCGGCGGCACCGCTGCGGCACCGACCCTTACGGAACAGGTGCGGTTAGACGTAACGAAGCTGAACGGTCACGATATCCAGCCGGTATACGGCGATACCGATCGGTTGTGGGTCGCTTCCGGAGGGAAGGTATATCAATATGTCAAATCGACGAATTCACTGGACCTGACGTATGCAGGGGCGAGCAGCATCAGCCGTGTCGGCGTTAAATCCGTCGGCAACCAGGTGTCGGGCCAGGTGGTGGAAACGGTGACCGATACGGCGAAATCTCCTCCCGGCGCATGCAGTACGGTCAATAACTGGTGTACGGACACGGTGGATATGTTCCTGCCTGATGCGACCCGAACCCGTACCGGCGCCGTGTTTTATAAGGCGCGCATCATGAACCCGAACTATCAGTAA
- a CDS encoding sugar phosphate isomerase/epimerase family protein, producing MAGNQGAGRFPEKSDPAQWPIGVSLSLEAWKQGGIDLGRFSAAGIRRIELAWRSAAFDMFEPENERCCFELIVRARQLGIEVWTMHLPYGTAWDVSAMDEAQRSAAIALHARLLQLAGRWGIGRAVLHPSWEPIAAEERAARIAACKLALPVLAGEAERLGVRIAVECLPRTCLGRTSGEMLELVSCDGRLGVCVDVNHLLQETPEHFIRQLSGRIITVHMSDYDGTDERHWLPGKGIIRWNEVIGSLSEQGYSGPFLFEVRNPDPDEVADCWSRLLHDYKQAQDGTSG from the coding sequence ATGGCGGGCAACCAAGGGGCCGGACGGTTCCCGGAGAAGTCGGACCCGGCGCAATGGCCGATAGGCGTTTCTTTGTCGCTCGAAGCGTGGAAGCAAGGCGGCATTGACCTCGGCCGCTTCTCCGCCGCCGGCATTCGCCGTATCGAGCTGGCTTGGCGCAGCGCCGCCTTCGATATGTTCGAGCCCGAGAACGAGCGCTGCTGCTTCGAGCTGATCGTCCGTGCGAGGCAGCTCGGCATCGAGGTATGGACGATGCATCTGCCCTACGGGACGGCGTGGGACGTCTCCGCCATGGACGAAGCGCAGCGCAGCGCAGCGATCGCCCTGCATGCCCGGCTGCTGCAGCTTGCGGGGCGGTGGGGCATCGGCAGGGCTGTGCTGCATCCGAGCTGGGAGCCGATCGCGGCGGAGGAACGGGCCGCGCGCATCGCGGCATGCAAACTGGCGCTGCCGGTTTTAGCCGGAGAGGCGGAGCGCCTTGGCGTCCGCATCGCCGTGGAATGCTTGCCGCGAACGTGTCTCGGCCGCACAAGCGGGGAGATGCTTGAGCTAGTCAGCTGCGACGGGCGGCTTGGCGTATGCGTCGACGTGAACCATCTGCTGCAGGAGACGCCCGAGCATTTTATCCGGCAGCTTTCCGGGCGCATCATCACAGTGCATATGTCCGATTACGACGGCACGGATGAGCGGCATTGGCTGCCGGGCAAAGGGATCATCCGCTGGAACGAAGTGATCGGCTCGCTGTCCGAGCAAGGCTACTCCGGGCCGTTTCTGTTCGAGGTGCGAAATCCCGATCCGGACGAGGTAGCGGACTGCTGGAGCCGGCTGCTTCATGACTACAAGCAAGCGCAGGATGGAACTTCCGGCTGA
- a CDS encoding DUF6528 family protein, producing the protein MLRAKDGLIAGCDQASSRILIFDPADSDWNGERAVKWAWSPSRSNGFDDDLVAAWGLPTDAKVRTSEKWGGQWMVVTDSKGLAAIVSYPEGDGRRWAHCVGGNPHSAELLPDGNLAVASSTGGFVRLYASSQGPSASAYAEYRFPGAHGVHWDARLQLLWALGDDELVALAAEGTAARPVLREARKTALPTRHGHDLQPVHGDPDRLWISTGTCVYQYVKSADAFDSSYPGHGAISRPGVKSVGNLLSGTVVSTVPKKGSLYDWTTDTVQFALPEAQRVREGAAFYKARILNPIYE; encoded by the coding sequence ATGCTGCGTGCCAAAGACGGTCTTATCGCCGGGTGCGATCAGGCTTCAAGCCGAATTCTCATATTCGATCCGGCGGACTCCGATTGGAACGGAGAGCGGGCGGTGAAATGGGCGTGGTCGCCAAGCCGCTCGAACGGGTTTGACGACGATCTGGTGGCTGCGTGGGGGCTGCCGACCGACGCGAAGGTGCGAACGAGCGAGAAGTGGGGCGGCCAGTGGATGGTCGTCACCGATTCGAAGGGGCTTGCGGCCATCGTTTCTTACCCGGAGGGAGACGGCAGGCGATGGGCGCACTGCGTCGGCGGCAACCCACATTCGGCCGAGCTGCTGCCGGACGGCAACCTTGCCGTCGCCTCCAGCACGGGCGGCTTCGTGCGGCTGTACGCTTCGTCGCAAGGGCCGTCCGCCTCCGCATACGCCGAATATCGCTTCCCGGGCGCGCACGGTGTGCATTGGGATGCGCGCCTGCAGCTGCTCTGGGCGCTTGGCGACGACGAGCTCGTCGCCCTGGCGGCGGAAGGCACCGCCGCCAGGCCGGTGCTTCGCGAAGCGCGAAAGACGGCGCTTCCGACCCGGCACGGCCACGATCTTCAGCCGGTGCACGGCGATCCGGACCGGCTGTGGATCAGCACGGGCACCTGCGTATATCAATATGTCAAGTCGGCGGATGCGTTCGATTCGTCCTATCCGGGCCATGGTGCGATCAGCCGGCCCGGCGTCAAAAGCGTAGGCAATTTGTTGTCCGGAACGGTGGTTTCCACCGTACCGAAGAAAGGCAGCCTGTACGACTGGACGACGGACACGGTGCAGTTTGCTTTGCCGGAAGCGCAGAGGGTACGGGAAGGAGCGGCCTTCTACAAGGCGCGGATTTTGAACCCGATCTATGAGTGA
- a CDS encoding carbohydrate ABC transporter permease: protein MKYRTWGDYAINSFLMLLAVITVLPFYNVFITSFADPAAVVKQQFYLLPTSFSLVSYKLLLSGSYVGKALANSVIVTVAGTLVNMLVTACGAYALSKKTMPGRGAIMAGIVFTMLFGGGLIPYYLTIKSLHLINSYSAMILPVAVNTFFLLILINHFRSIPPELEESAKMDGANDIFILFRIVLPISKPTLAAITLFYAVSRWNEWYLAMLFVNDPKMHPMQLFLRNMLQDVTKMRRDDMGSAMLAELSQTYPDGLKMASVIITMVPIMLVYPFLQKYFAAGVTLGAVKE from the coding sequence ATGAAGTACCGCACCTGGGGCGATTACGCGATCAATTCGTTTTTGATGCTGCTTGCGGTGATCACGGTGCTGCCGTTTTACAACGTGTTCATCACCTCGTTCGCGGACCCGGCGGCCGTCGTCAAACAGCAGTTTTACCTGCTGCCGACCAGCTTCAGCCTGGTCTCCTACAAGCTGCTGCTCAGCGGCAGCTATGTCGGCAAGGCGCTGGCCAACTCGGTCATCGTGACCGTGGCCGGCACGCTGGTCAATATGCTGGTCACCGCATGCGGCGCTTACGCCTTGTCCAAGAAAACCATGCCCGGCCGCGGCGCCATTATGGCCGGCATCGTGTTCACGATGCTGTTCGGCGGGGGACTTATTCCGTATTACTTGACGATCAAAAGCCTGCATTTGATCAACAGCTACAGCGCGATGATTTTGCCGGTCGCGGTCAATACGTTTTTCCTGCTCATTCTGATCAACCATTTCCGTTCCATCCCCCCCGAGCTGGAAGAGTCGGCCAAAATGGACGGAGCGAACGACATCTTCATCCTGTTCCGCATCGTCCTGCCGATTTCGAAGCCGACGCTGGCGGCGATCACGCTGTTTTACGCGGTATCCCGCTGGAACGAATGGTATCTCGCGATGCTGTTCGTGAACGATCCGAAAATGCATCCGATGCAGCTGTTTTTGCGCAATATGCTGCAGGACGTCACCAAGATGAGGCGGGACGACATGGGCAGCGCCATGCTGGCGGAGCTGAGCCAGACGTACCCCGACGGGCTTAAGATGGCCAGCGTCATTATTACGATGGTGCCGATCATGCTTGTTTACCCGTTTTTGCAAAAGTATTTTGCCGCCGGGGTCACGCTCGGTGCGGTAAAGGAATGA
- a CDS encoding ABC transporter permease has protein sequence MATGRSLWKQMAAHKYLYLLALPLLAYYIVFDYIPLYGIILAFKEFNFAKGIWGSEWVGLANFREIFGLQDFWVAFRNTLIISLGRLVFEFPVPIAVALLINEVRRTRLKQFYQVVYTFPHFLSWVIVSGIMVNFLGAFGVLNQLLVLVGLEKVNLLVDPEYFRGLIYGSSLWKDMGWGTIIYLAAIAGINPALYEAASIDGANRFQQMLHITWPSLKSTVVILLILQIGRTMSSGGGGFDQIFNLYNAAVYEKADILDTYIYRRTFAVGSSYGTSTAVGLFKSVINFVLLYAANKAAKRLGQDGLY, from the coding sequence TTGGCGACAGGAAGAAGCTTATGGAAGCAGATGGCCGCTCACAAATATTTGTACCTTCTTGCCTTGCCGCTGCTTGCGTATTACATCGTGTTCGATTATATCCCGCTTTACGGCATTATCCTCGCGTTCAAGGAGTTCAACTTCGCGAAGGGCATTTGGGGCAGCGAATGGGTCGGACTCGCGAACTTCCGGGAAATTTTCGGGCTGCAGGATTTTTGGGTGGCGTTCCGCAATACGCTCATCATCTCGCTGGGCCGGCTTGTATTCGAGTTTCCGGTTCCGATCGCGGTCGCGCTGCTGATCAACGAAGTGCGCCGCACGAGGCTGAAGCAGTTTTACCAAGTCGTTTACACGTTCCCGCATTTTTTGTCATGGGTTATCGTCAGCGGCATTATGGTCAACTTTCTCGGCGCATTCGGCGTGCTGAACCAGCTGCTCGTGCTGGTCGGGCTCGAAAAAGTCAACCTGCTGGTCGATCCGGAATACTTCCGCGGACTCATTTACGGCAGCAGCCTGTGGAAGGACATGGGCTGGGGCACGATCATTTATTTGGCGGCGATCGCCGGCATCAATCCGGCTTTGTACGAGGCGGCCTCCATCGACGGGGCGAATCGGTTCCAGCAAATGCTGCACATTACATGGCCATCGCTCAAGAGCACCGTCGTCATTTTGCTGATATTGCAAATCGGACGGACGATGAGCTCGGGCGGCGGGGGGTTCGACCAAATTTTCAACCTGTACAACGCTGCGGTTTACGAAAAGGCGGACATTCTCGACACGTACATTTACCGGCGCACGTTCGCCGTCGGCTCCAGCTACGGAACCTCGACCGCGGTCGGCCTGTTCAAGTCGGTGATCAACTTCGTCCTGCTCTATGCCGCCAATAAGGCGGCCAAACGTTTGGGTCAGGACGGCCTTTACTAA
- a CDS encoding response regulator: MFKIVLVDDEKWIVESLKGTVDWGGHGFRIAGEAYNGIEAFELISRVRPDIAFVDVRMPGMNGIELIRRLQEAEIPVHCIVASGYAEFEYAKQAMQYGAAGYCLKPFKRDEIMELLTAAKKKIVQADYALRHELLQAIYEQEAEDSASAAEIERLLEKLNFLPGRAGEREEGLFAVVVQGGGHPFAQGPAAIPLRIGRGKTAYLLKERDRPEVRSLLENGLPPQTRGAGIGGVFHDVSLLRERMEAASEASYRYFTAEGRKIGEAAPVPPRRAELDPEAMRLLDEGTQRMDKALVRQGLDRLLPQFRSGQYTIRHALRLYNVMLSFAYRTAGDYTEQYMSDYDQLAGVFGNVSEMCDELYGLIGSSFVPAGAETADSRGEETFRQILRYVNEHFQSDVSIRDISKQFYIHPNYVSHLFKKELQVNFTKYLTGIRMERACELLRGTSLTVSEIAEQVGYNDYFYFAKMFKKQTGKTPTVYRSGG, translated from the coding sequence TTGTTTAAGATCGTACTGGTAGACGACGAAAAATGGATAGTGGAAAGCTTGAAAGGAACGGTTGATTGGGGTGGTCACGGCTTTCGGATCGCGGGGGAGGCGTATAACGGCATCGAAGCGTTCGAGCTCATCTCGCGGGTCCGGCCGGATATCGCCTTCGTCGACGTCCGGATGCCCGGCATGAACGGCATCGAGCTGATCCGCCGGCTGCAGGAAGCGGAAATTCCGGTGCACTGCATCGTCGCAAGCGGTTATGCGGAGTTCGAATACGCCAAGCAGGCGATGCAGTACGGGGCGGCGGGCTACTGCCTGAAGCCGTTCAAGCGGGATGAGATCATGGAGCTGCTTACGGCGGCGAAAAAGAAAATCGTGCAGGCCGATTATGCGCTCCGCCACGAGCTGCTTCAGGCCATTTATGAGCAGGAAGCGGAGGATTCCGCATCCGCTGCGGAAATCGAGCGGCTGCTGGAGAAGCTGAATTTCCTTCCGGGCCGGGCCGGAGAGCGGGAAGAAGGGCTGTTCGCGGTCGTCGTACAAGGCGGCGGCCATCCGTTTGCGCAAGGTCCGGCCGCGATCCCGCTGCGGATCGGCAGGGGCAAGACCGCGTATTTGCTGAAAGAGCGCGACCGGCCGGAAGTGCGCAGTCTGCTGGAGAACGGCCTGCCGCCGCAAACCCGGGGAGCCGGCATCGGCGGCGTCTTTCATGACGTTTCGCTTTTGCGCGAGCGGATGGAGGCGGCAAGCGAAGCGTCGTATCGCTATTTTACCGCAGAGGGGCGGAAGATTGGAGAAGCCGCACCGGTTCCGCCCCGGAGGGCCGAGCTGGATCCGGAAGCGATGCGCCTTCTGGACGAAGGGACGCAGCGGATGGACAAGGCACTCGTTCGCCAAGGGCTGGACCGGCTGCTGCCGCAGTTCCGGTCGGGGCAATATACGATCCGCCACGCGCTGCGGCTGTATAACGTGATGTTATCGTTCGCCTATCGGACGGCGGGCGATTATACGGAGCAGTATATGTCCGATTACGACCAATTGGCGGGCGTCTTCGGGAACGTGTCGGAGATGTGCGATGAACTGTACGGGCTGATCGGGAGCAGCTTCGTTCCCGCCGGGGCGGAGACGGCCGATTCGCGCGGAGAGGAGACGTTCCGGCAAATTTTGCGGTACGTAAACGAGCATTTCCAAAGCGACGTGTCCATCCGGGACATTTCCAAACAATTTTACATTCACCCCAATTACGTGAGCCACCTGTTCAAGAAGGAGCTGCAGGTCAATTTTACGAAGTATTTGACCGGGATCCGCATGGAGCGCGCCTGCGAGCTGCTGCGCGGCACCTCTCTTACCGTCAGCGAGATTGCCGAGCAGGTCGGGTATAACGATTATTTTTACTTTGCCAAAATGTTCAAGAAGCAAACGGGGAAAACCCCCACGGTGTACCGAAGCGGCGGCTGA
- a CDS encoding sensor histidine kinase has product MFGLLRKYSIRLQLLCLGIMILLILSATAAWGYGQISNITYKRNNEYTAEIISAVKQSIASNVDTINRILPNIAYNELVQEYLLEEDRLKQYELNNKIEKLFVNLQSMKQGILGVVLLGEGISTYNCVGCREMIPFSEFPERTNAYYTGVHYSPYYKSQVMYVGVPVYDIRNPSSSEKKIGYAVMVLDLRAVAPKIDNMPTTVAGSFYVLDRHRVISSGNDPSMIGQRLPSDLEKRIEDGGSSASFRRNGEEFVIQKEALPEIGGMIVSVFPVEELFHGLEEVKRLMLGMFVLLIAVMYAFYIAISRNILHPISSFMTFVYGLRAKGLDHMKKRVALEGYAEISIMARQFNSLLDEIDDLATKLIDSKTHIFELNLLKKQAELQFLKSQINPHFLYNTLETIKGIAYVKGVHEIRDMTDALSLIFRYSVKGGEVVLLKEEMETVEAYVSIQQIRFADRFDVIYEFDDSCRELEVIKMIMQPLVENAVFHGIEPSLHKCRLHIGCRREGENLLLWVKDDGVGMDPETLEQIRGSLTEQPTSNHLNAAGQRHIGMMNVNNRMKFAYGPEYGIVSVSSAPDKGTEVILQIPVRSGRFV; this is encoded by the coding sequence ATGTTCGGTTTGCTCAGAAAATATTCGATTCGGCTGCAGCTGCTTTGCCTGGGAATCATGATTTTGCTCATTTTGTCGGCGACGGCGGCCTGGGGCTACGGACAAATTTCGAATATCACGTATAAACGCAACAATGAGTATACGGCCGAAATCATCTCCGCGGTCAAACAAAGCATTGCCTCCAACGTCGATACGATCAACCGGATTTTGCCCAACATTGCGTACAATGAACTGGTTCAGGAGTACTTGCTGGAGGAGGACCGGCTCAAGCAGTACGAGCTGAACAACAAAATCGAGAAGCTGTTTGTCAACCTGCAGTCGATGAAGCAGGGCATTCTGGGGGTCGTTTTGCTCGGTGAAGGGATCAGCACCTATAACTGCGTAGGCTGCCGGGAGATGATCCCGTTTTCCGAGTTCCCCGAGCGCACGAACGCTTATTACACGGGGGTCCATTACTCCCCTTATTATAAAAGCCAAGTCATGTACGTAGGCGTGCCCGTTTACGATATCCGCAATCCGTCATCCTCGGAGAAAAAGATTGGCTATGCCGTCATGGTGCTCGATTTGCGGGCCGTCGCCCCGAAAATCGACAATATGCCGACGACGGTGGCGGGAAGCTTCTACGTGCTGGATCGCCATCGCGTCATCAGCTCCGGAAACGACCCGTCGATGATCGGCCAGCGGCTGCCGTCGGATTTGGAGAAGCGGATCGAAGATGGCGGGAGTTCGGCATCGTTTCGCCGAAACGGCGAGGAATTCGTCATCCAGAAGGAAGCGCTTCCGGAAATCGGCGGCATGATCGTCAGCGTGTTCCCGGTGGAAGAGCTGTTCCACGGGCTCGAAGAGGTGAAACGGCTGATGCTCGGCATGTTCGTGCTGCTGATTGCCGTGATGTATGCGTTCTACATCGCGATCAGCCGCAACATTTTGCACCCGATCAGCTCGTTTATGACGTTTGTCTACGGCCTAAGGGCCAAAGGGCTGGATCATATGAAAAAACGCGTGGCGCTGGAGGGATATGCGGAAATCAGCATCATGGCGAGGCAGTTCAATTCGCTGCTGGACGAAATCGACGATCTGGCCACCAAGCTGATCGATTCAAAGACGCACATTTTCGAGCTGAACTTGCTGAAGAAGCAGGCGGAGCTGCAATTTTTGAAAAGCCAGATCAACCCGCATTTTTTGTACAACACGCTGGAGACGATCAAAGGTATCGCTTATGTGAAAGGCGTGCATGAGATCCGCGACATGACGGATGCGCTCAGTCTCATTTTCCGCTACAGCGTGAAGGGCGGCGAGGTTGTGCTGCTGAAGGAGGAGATGGAGACGGTCGAGGCGTACGTGTCGATTCAGCAAATCCGCTTTGCGGACCGGTTTGATGTGATTTATGAATTCGACGATTCGTGCCGGGAGCTTGAGGTGATCAAAATGATCATGCAGCCGCTCGTGGAAAACGCCGTGTTCCACGGCATCGAACCGAGCCTTCACAAATGCCGCTTGCACATCGGCTGCAGGAGGGAAGGAGAGAATTTGCTGCTGTGGGTGAAGGACGACGGCGTCGGAATGGATCCGGAAACGCTGGAGCAGATTCGCGGCAGCTTGACGGAGCAGCCAACTTCGAATCATCTTAACGCCGCTGGGCAGCGGCATATTGGTATGATGAACGTAAACAACCGGATGAAATTCGCCTACGGACCGGAGTATGGGATTGTGTCCGTCAGCAGCGCCCCGGACAAGGGGACGGAAGTCATCCTCCAAATTCCCGTAAGGAGTGGCAGGTTTGTTTAA
- a CDS encoding YdhK family protein, producing MKRKIVNLSASVILAFALSACGSGQSLKQNQAENKSQQEMNHSEMNHSSSEKLPPGLKEAKNPKFKVGSQAIIHADHMSGMNGAAATVVGAYDTTVYTVSYVPTTGGEKVVNHKWVIHEEIMNAGDKPFSKGMEVTLMADHMKGMNGAKATIDSAEKTTVYVVDYTPSTGGAPVKNHKWVTESELSDK from the coding sequence ATGAAAAGAAAAATAGTTAATCTTAGCGCTTCTGTGATACTGGCTTTTGCTTTAAGTGCCTGTGGCAGTGGACAGAGTTTGAAGCAAAATCAGGCAGAAAACAAAAGCCAACAAGAAATGAATCATTCGGAAATGAACCATTCATCATCGGAGAAACTTCCTCCGGGGCTTAAAGAGGCAAAAAATCCGAAGTTTAAAGTCGGGAGTCAAGCCATTATTCATGCCGATCATATGTCCGGTATGAATGGTGCCGCTGCGACCGTTGTCGGTGCTTATGATACTACGGTTTACACCGTTTCGTACGTTCCGACGACAGGCGGAGAAAAGGTCGTGAATCATAAATGGGTCATCCATGAGGAAATAATGAATGCGGGCGATAAGCCGTTTTCCAAGGGCATGGAAGTAACGCTTATGGCCGATCATATGAAGGGCATGAATGGGGCAAAGGCAACGATTGATTCTGCGGAAAAAACGACCGTTTATGTAGTTGATTATACGCCGTCAACCGGAGGAGCCCCGGTTAAAAACCATAAATGGGTTACAGAGAGCGAGCTTTCAGACAAGTAA
- a CDS encoding sensor histidine kinase encodes MKGLYARIAIACIGIASGVLIISAVTFIIGTHYHLTMYQQQAQDMNITSPAFDTHLEQALVQSVFWTAILGIVLAIVISLFVAKRITSPLIEMKAVAERMAKGELTSRTEVTGRDEIADLGNSLNYLAEQLMLQEQLRKTMTADVAHELRTPIATLKSHMAAMIEGVWDPTPRRLESCYEEIERLRFLVGDLEQLTEVESPNFKLKLKEENIGAVVQHHIEAIQAAYERKGVRLSFRNEANIQASIDKLRFGQIIANLLSNALKFTPQGEKVAVEIKEQSETFSISVSDSGIGIDEKELPFIFERFYRADKSRDRKSGGSGIGLTIVKKLVEAHGGAIDIQSRVGEGTTFEFRLPKTR; translated from the coding sequence ATGAAAGGGCTGTATGCACGAATTGCGATAGCTTGTATCGGCATCGCCTCGGGTGTATTAATCATTTCAGCGGTTACATTTATTATTGGAACCCATTATCACCTGACTATGTATCAGCAGCAAGCGCAGGATATGAACATAACTTCACCGGCATTTGATACGCATTTAGAGCAAGCGCTCGTGCAGTCGGTTTTTTGGACAGCGATACTGGGCATTGTGCTTGCAATTGTGATCAGTCTTTTCGTGGCAAAACGTATAACGTCGCCGCTTATTGAAATGAAAGCTGTCGCAGAACGCATGGCGAAAGGCGAGCTTACATCCCGCACGGAAGTAACCGGGCGAGATGAAATAGCCGACCTTGGCAATTCTCTTAACTATTTAGCCGAGCAGCTGATGCTTCAGGAGCAGCTTCGCAAAACAATGACGGCCGACGTAGCTCATGAATTAAGAACGCCGATCGCCACGCTTAAAAGCCATATGGCGGCAATGATCGAAGGCGTCTGGGACCCCACTCCCAGGCGCCTGGAGTCATGTTATGAAGAAATTGAACGGCTGCGGTTTTTGGTGGGGGATCTGGAGCAGTTGACCGAAGTGGAGTCGCCGAATTTTAAATTGAAGCTGAAAGAAGAGAACATTGGAGCCGTCGTTCAACATCACATCGAAGCTATCCAAGCCGCTTATGAGAGAAAGGGAGTTCGACTTTCATTCCGAAATGAAGCAAACATTCAAGCGTCAATCGATAAACTGCGCTTCGGTCAAATCATTGCCAATTTGCTCAGCAATGCCTTGAAATTCACCCCGCAGGGTGAGAAGGTCGCTGTTGAAATAAAGGAACAAAGCGAAACGTTCAGTATCTCGGTATCGGACTCCGGGATAGGAATTGATGAGAAAGAACTTCCCTTTATCTTTGAACGTTTCTATCGCGCGGATAAGTCCCGCGACCGTAAATCCGGCGGAAGCGGTATAGGACTTACGATTGTGAAAAAGCTGGTCGAGGCACATGGAGGAGCGATAGACATCCAAAGTCGCGTAGGAGAAGGGACAACATTTGAATTTCGATTGCCCAAGACAAGGTGA